In the genome of Candidatus Moraniibacteriota bacterium, one region contains:
- the trxA gene encoding thioredoxin, with the protein MAHTFTDDNFEEEVLKSEQPVLVDFWAQWCGPCQAMGPVIEELAEEVKSTAKVGKLDVDENPKRASEYGIMSIPSLKIFKGGKVVKEFLGLQQKDVLKDALSKA; encoded by the coding sequence ATGGCACATACATTTACTGACGATAATTTCGAGGAAGAGGTGTTGAAGAGTGAGCAGCCGGTATTGGTGGATTTTTGGGCGCAGTGGTGTGGCCCGTGTCAGGCGATGGGTCCGGTGATTGAAGAACTCGCCGAGGAAGTGAAATCGACGGCAAAGGTGGGCAAGCTCGATGTGGATGAGAATCCGAAACGCGCTTCAGAATATGGCATCATGTCTATTCCGAGTCTCAAGATTTTCAAAGGCGGGAAAGTCGTGAAAGAGTTTTTGGGTCTTCAACAGAAGGATGTGCTCAAAGATGCTCTGTCGAAAGCATAA
- a CDS encoding ferritin, which produces MLHEERGKLSSEALDMKRAIDSLREELEAIDWYNQRAEIATDEELRGILEHNRDEEKEHAAMLLAWIGKRDGVFAHELSDFLGGEGKGGNILQKSH; this is translated from the coding sequence ATGCTGCATGAAGAGCGAGGGAAGTTGAGCTCCGAGGCGCTTGATATGAAACGGGCGATCGATTCTCTGCGAGAAGAGTTGGAGGCGATTGACTGGTACAATCAGCGCGCCGAGATAGCGACTGACGAAGAACTTCGAGGTATTCTCGAGCACAATCGGGACGAAGAAAAAGAACATGCCGCAATGCTCTTGGCCTGGATTGGCAAGCGCGACGGAGTGTTTGCGCATGAGTTATCAGATTTCCTTGGTGGCGAAGGAAAGGGCGGAAACATTCTCCAGAAATCCCATTAG
- the lepA gene encoding elongation factor 4, with protein MDQRFIRNFCIIAHIDHGKSTLADRLLEETATVEKRKMKAQLLDQMDLERERGITIKLQPVRMEYEYQAKVGGKNLGGENDKSEAGNQESRSRKKDVSTIPFGKYVLNLIDTPGHVDFHYEVSRSLAAVEGAILLVDATKGVQAQTLANLYLAIEEGLEIIPVINKVDLPAANVEKTKKEILHVLGCLETDILLASGKTGLGVSDILRAVVERVPAPRGNRDEPLRALIFDSAYNTYKGVVASVRIVDGMVRRDDVLRMMATSTESLAIEAGIMKPELVPVGELSAGDIGYLATGQKDVASCRVGDTITIAIRGDRQSGVGTVEALPGYQDVKPMVYASLYPVDGDDYAEMRDALDKLKLNDAAFAFEPESNVALGRGFRCGFLGLLHLEIVQARLEREFEITPTITTPSVIYELELRGKEGRVPLYSPMDMPDPASIEAIYEPYVDLKVVAPTSFLGALMDLSASIRAEYRNTEYLDEERVLLTFDAPLMDVIVSFHDRLKSVSSGFASMNYEPIGYRKSDVVRLDIIVANEPVEAFSRMVPKSRAFSEGKETVEKLKTVIPRHNFAVAIQAAVGGKVIARETISAFRKDVIAKLYGGDVTRKRKLLEKQKKGKKKMRAIGGVTIPPQAFLDVLRKNDG; from the coding sequence ATGGACCAGCGGTTTATTAGAAATTTCTGCATTATCGCGCATATCGACCATGGGAAGTCGACTTTGGCAGATCGGCTCTTGGAAGAGACGGCAACAGTCGAGAAGCGGAAGATGAAAGCGCAACTTCTGGATCAGATGGATCTGGAGCGCGAGCGCGGTATTACAATAAAGCTTCAGCCGGTTCGGATGGAGTATGAGTATCAGGCAAAGGTAGGCGGTAAGAATTTGGGAGGAGAGAATGATAAATCTGAGGCGGGGAATCAGGAATCCAGAAGCCGCAAGAAGGATGTCTCCACTATTCCTTTTGGGAAGTACGTGCTGAATCTTATCGATACGCCGGGACATGTGGATTTTCATTACGAAGTGTCGCGGTCTCTGGCGGCGGTTGAGGGTGCGATTCTCTTGGTAGATGCAACCAAGGGTGTGCAGGCGCAAACGCTGGCGAATCTCTACCTGGCAATCGAAGAGGGGCTTGAAATTATCCCGGTCATCAACAAAGTGGATTTGCCGGCGGCAAATGTTGAAAAGACAAAAAAAGAAATCCTCCATGTGCTCGGGTGTCTCGAAACGGACATTCTCTTGGCGTCCGGAAAGACGGGTTTGGGGGTCTCGGATATTTTGCGCGCTGTTGTTGAACGCGTGCCAGCGCCTCGAGGAAACAGGGACGAACCGCTTCGCGCGCTTATTTTCGATTCCGCTTACAATACGTATAAGGGTGTTGTGGCATCGGTGCGTATTGTGGACGGCATGGTTCGTCGGGATGATGTGCTTCGCATGATGGCGACATCGACTGAGAGCTTGGCGATTGAGGCGGGTATTATGAAGCCGGAGCTTGTGCCGGTTGGCGAGTTGTCCGCAGGCGATATCGGCTACTTGGCGACGGGACAAAAAGATGTGGCCTCCTGTCGTGTCGGAGATACTATTACAATCGCTATTCGCGGTGACCGACAATCGGGCGTGGGAACGGTTGAGGCGTTGCCCGGTTATCAGGATGTGAAACCGATGGTGTATGCGAGTCTCTATCCGGTTGATGGTGATGACTATGCGGAGATGCGCGATGCGTTGGATAAATTGAAATTGAATGATGCGGCATTTGCATTCGAACCGGAGAGTAATGTGGCGCTCGGGCGAGGATTCCGATGCGGATTTTTGGGACTGCTCCATCTCGAAATAGTGCAGGCGCGACTTGAGCGTGAATTTGAAATTACGCCAACAATAACAACGCCCTCGGTTATTTATGAGCTGGAATTGCGCGGAAAAGAAGGTCGCGTGCCGTTGTATTCTCCTATGGATATGCCGGACCCGGCATCGATTGAAGCAATATATGAACCGTATGTCGATCTCAAGGTGGTGGCACCCACATCGTTCCTGGGAGCGCTCATGGATCTCTCGGCATCGATTCGCGCAGAGTATCGGAATACGGAGTATCTTGATGAAGAGCGTGTGTTGCTGACCTTCGACGCGCCACTCATGGATGTGATCGTGAGTTTTCACGATCGGCTGAAAAGTGTTTCATCGGGGTTTGCATCGATGAACTACGAGCCGATCGGTTACCGGAAATCGGACGTGGTCCGTCTGGACATCATTGTCGCGAATGAGCCGGTTGAGGCGTTTTCCCGTATGGTGCCGAAATCCCGAGCGTTCTCAGAAGGGAAAGAGACGGTTGAGAAATTGAAAACGGTGATTCCTCGGCATAATTTTGCCGTTGCTATCCAGGCGGCTGTGGGTGGCAAGGTTATTGCGCGCGAGACGATATCGGCCTTTCGAAAAGATGTGATCGCAAAGCTCTATGGTGGCGATGTGACCAGGAAACGCAAGCTTCTCGAAAAACAGAAGAAAGGAAAGAAAAAGATGCGCGCGATTGGCGGCGTGACAATTCCTCCGCAAGCATTTCTCGATGTTCTCCGGAAGAATGATGGATAG
- the murJ gene encoding murein biosynthesis integral membrane protein MurJ: MFHGRANRTVSGAALVIAVFGIASRLLGFVRDRILAGTFGAGDVLDAYYAAFRIPDFLYGLLVAGALSAAFVPVFTELREKKSEQSAWDLAGGVFLLLIILLGAVSVLSAIFAGPIMRAIVPGFSPEKQLLATNLTRVMLIGPIFLGVSAVFGSVLVSFRNFIVFSLAPVFYNVGIILGAVIFARFFGPIGLAMGVVLGTIFHALVQYPSVRKAGFQFSFHAASAVSREVWRVVRLMVPRSLGIAVGQVSFLVVTFFASALASGTLAAFTLANNIQSVPLGLFGVAFSLAAFPTLSGFAAKDERRRFSDMLLKTSRKVLFFVIPVSFMMIALRAQIVRVILGTGHFDWEDTRMTFEILGVLSISLFAQSLIPLFARAFFSLQDTKTPLLLAAFSEAIHIAILAVFVGEWGALSLALSFSIASVANAFLLYVFLRRRVEGWDDRSFLMSFSKVTIASLAALLAVQAGKFFFGLGNVELDTFFDVFSELVLSGALGIAAFIAASWLLKIEELESVRCFIVSRFLRQPQLLKEAEEESARPVV, from the coding sequence TTGTTTCATGGGAGAGCAAACAGGACGGTGAGTGGCGCGGCATTGGTGATTGCTGTCTTTGGTATAGCAAGTCGATTGCTTGGCTTTGTCCGGGATCGAATTCTTGCGGGAACATTCGGTGCGGGTGATGTGCTTGATGCGTATTACGCCGCGTTTCGTATCCCGGATTTTCTCTACGGACTGCTTGTTGCCGGAGCGCTCTCGGCGGCATTTGTGCCGGTCTTTACCGAGCTGCGCGAGAAGAAGAGCGAGCAATCCGCGTGGGATCTTGCTGGCGGAGTATTTTTGTTGCTCATTATTTTGCTTGGCGCAGTGTCTGTGCTCTCGGCTATTTTTGCGGGGCCGATAATGCGGGCGATTGTTCCGGGTTTTTCACCGGAGAAACAGCTTCTTGCTACGAATCTCACTCGCGTGATGCTGATCGGGCCGATATTTCTTGGAGTAAGCGCTGTTTTTGGGAGCGTGCTGGTCTCTTTTCGAAATTTCATTGTTTTTTCTTTGGCGCCGGTTTTCTACAATGTCGGCATCATTCTCGGTGCGGTTATTTTTGCGCGGTTTTTCGGTCCGATCGGTCTTGCCATGGGCGTCGTCCTGGGAACGATATTCCATGCGTTGGTGCAGTACCCAAGCGTACGAAAAGCGGGATTTCAATTTTCGTTTCATGCCGCTTCGGCGGTGAGCCGAGAAGTTTGGCGGGTGGTACGACTGATGGTGCCGCGTTCGTTGGGGATTGCAGTGGGACAGGTGAGTTTTCTTGTTGTGACATTTTTTGCGTCCGCACTTGCTTCCGGGACGCTCGCCGCTTTTACGCTTGCCAATAATATTCAAAGCGTTCCTTTGGGACTTTTTGGTGTGGCGTTCTCTCTCGCGGCGTTTCCAACGCTTTCCGGATTCGCCGCTAAGGATGAACGCCGTCGATTCTCCGATATGCTTTTGAAAACATCGAGAAAAGTATTGTTCTTTGTGATCCCGGTGAGTTTTATGATGATTGCGCTTCGCGCGCAGATCGTGCGCGTCATACTGGGAACGGGACACTTCGACTGGGAGGATACGCGTATGACATTTGAAATACTCGGCGTCTTGTCGATTAGTCTCTTTGCGCAGAGTCTTATCCCGCTCTTTGCTCGAGCATTTTTCTCTTTGCAAGATACCAAGACGCCGCTTCTCCTTGCCGCTTTCTCTGAGGCGATTCATATTGCCATTCTGGCTGTCTTTGTTGGGGAGTGGGGCGCACTCTCGCTCGCTCTGTCCTTTTCTATTGCAAGTGTGGCGAATGCGTTTCTTCTCTACGTGTTTCTTCGGAGGCGAGTCGAGGGATGGGATGATCGATCGTTTCTCATGTCTTTTAGTAAGGTGACGATCGCATCTCTTGCCGCCTTGCTTGCCGTGCAGGCGGGCAAGTTTTTTTTCGGACTTGGAAACGTCGAGTTAGATACGTTTTTCGATGTTTTCTCGGAGTTGGTATTGTCCGGAGCGCTTGGTATTGCCGCATTTATCGCGGCTTCTTGGCTTCTCAAAATAGAGGAACTCGAAAGCGTTCGCTGCTTCATTGTCTCTCGCTTCTTGAGACAACCCCAACTTCTCAAAGAAGCCGAAGAAGAATCCGCTCGCCCGGTGGTGTGA
- a CDS encoding DUF4012 domain-containing protein — protein sequence MRSSREKLSSWWFSFASSLSSFSKIFGVVADRGRFLTILVLLLLLAGGAWLGVGLFARGMKMKGEVLGVSTDGYEELSQAVETAKSKDFSKSGQLFQEAFVSFSTASDLFASWNGTVIEAARFLPLVSKLSSGKYLVDAARDISAAGEAMSTVGGSIFSLGNPLSGDRNVSFLSVFRETRGAIERADTLLSSALESLGKVSVADLPEDKREQFLSLKTKLPEALSGMRLFLDHGDILADVLGGNGPRKFLFLFENNQEMRATGGFIGSYAFLDVNDGQVRKFFVDGIFNPDGQLHTDIVPPEPIQKISAGWSLHDSNWFPDFPVSAEKAISFYEKTGGPTVDGVIAFTPEILRKFLAITGPIRMDAYGVTVDADNFLETIQYQVEVAYDKEENKPKQILSDLAPILLDRIFGEQAVPGAFGKALSAVEEGLSEKHMLFYFRNSDMERLVRNVGWSGEVLSSDRDYLSVIHSNINGYKTDGVIDELISHRADIRDDGSVLDTVTVKRTHMGGHTDREWWDRVNADYMRVYVPLGSTLVSADGYTRETVEPPLDYDRLHFARDQDVERERMGMRIDPVSGTRISEDAGKTVFGNWVYVSPGESVEVTYAYLLPFRVDPHRSDNSLDSYSIVFQKQSGSRGSSLDSEILFPERFENVWQSEGNLVPFEHGVRWQSDLQYDRFAGILFSEKDR from the coding sequence ATGAGATCATCTCGGGAGAAGCTATCTTCTTGGTGGTTCTCTTTTGCTTCGTCGCTCTCTTCTTTTTCGAAGATATTCGGAGTTGTTGCCGACCGCGGTCGATTTCTTACCATTCTCGTTTTACTTCTCCTGCTTGCAGGAGGTGCGTGGCTTGGAGTCGGACTCTTTGCGCGAGGGATGAAGATGAAGGGAGAAGTGCTGGGTGTGAGTACCGATGGTTACGAAGAGCTTTCACAAGCGGTTGAGACGGCGAAGTCGAAGGACTTTTCGAAATCGGGTCAATTGTTTCAGGAAGCATTCGTCTCTTTCTCGACCGCGTCCGACCTGTTCGCGTCGTGGAACGGCACTGTTATCGAGGCGGCGCGGTTTCTTCCGCTTGTTTCCAAGCTATCGTCGGGAAAGTACCTCGTGGATGCGGCTCGAGATATTTCGGCAGCGGGCGAGGCGATGTCGACGGTCGGCGGTTCGATTTTTTCGCTCGGAAATCCCCTATCCGGCGATCGAAATGTTTCATTTCTTTCAGTGTTTCGAGAAACGCGCGGGGCAATTGAACGTGCGGACACGCTTCTTTCGAGCGCGCTGGAAAGTCTCGGCAAAGTTTCTGTGGCAGATCTTCCGGAAGACAAGCGGGAACAATTCTTATCACTGAAGACAAAGTTGCCGGAAGCGCTCTCCGGCATGCGGCTCTTTCTTGATCATGGTGATATCTTGGCGGATGTTCTTGGTGGAAATGGACCGCGGAAGTTTTTATTTCTTTTTGAAAACAATCAAGAAATGCGAGCAACTGGCGGGTTTATTGGGAGCTATGCGTTTCTTGATGTGAATGACGGGCAGGTTCGAAAATTTTTTGTTGATGGCATATTCAACCCGGATGGTCAGCTGCATACGGACATTGTTCCACCGGAACCGATACAGAAAATCAGCGCTGGCTGGAGTCTGCATGACAGCAATTGGTTTCCTGATTTTCCGGTTTCTGCGGAGAAAGCAATTTCATTTTATGAAAAGACGGGCGGTCCGACAGTTGATGGCGTTATTGCGTTTACGCCGGAGATTCTTCGAAAGTTTCTCGCTATTACCGGACCGATTCGCATGGATGCGTATGGCGTGACTGTTGATGCGGATAATTTCCTGGAGACTATCCAGTATCAGGTTGAGGTTGCGTATGATAAAGAGGAAAATAAACCAAAGCAGATCCTCTCGGATTTAGCACCGATATTGCTCGATCGAATCTTTGGAGAGCAGGCTGTTCCGGGAGCGTTCGGAAAAGCCTTGTCGGCTGTAGAGGAGGGACTTTCGGAAAAACATATGCTGTTCTATTTTCGCAATAGCGACATGGAACGGCTTGTCAGAAATGTTGGGTGGTCTGGCGAAGTGCTTTCTTCGGATCGGGACTATTTGAGTGTGATTCATTCCAATATAAACGGGTACAAAACAGACGGCGTGATAGATGAATTGATTTCGCATCGAGCGGATATCCGCGATGACGGAAGCGTACTTGACACGGTGACGGTGAAGCGGACGCATATGGGCGGACATACCGATCGGGAGTGGTGGGATCGGGTGAATGCCGATTATATGCGAGTCTATGTGCCGCTCGGGTCGACGCTTGTTTCCGCTGATGGGTATACTCGCGAGACCGTAGAACCGCCACTTGATTATGATAGACTTCATTTTGCACGTGATCAGGACGTTGAGCGCGAGCGAATGGGAATGCGAATCGATCCCGTATCCGGTACCCGTATTTCTGAAGATGCCGGGAAAACGGTGTTTGGAAATTGGGTTTATGTGAGTCCGGGCGAAAGCGTCGAGGTGACGTACGCGTATCTTCTTCCATTTCGTGTTGATCCGCATCGATCGGACAATTCGCTTGATTCGTATTCAATCGTATTCCAGAAACAATCCGGTTCGCGAGGGAGCTCTCTCGATTCCGAAATACTCTTTCCGGAACGATTTGAAAATGTTTGGCAATCGGAGGGAAATCTGGTACCGTTCGAGCATGGCGTTCGTTGGCAGTCTGATTTGCAATATGATCGGTTTGCTGGCATTCTCTTTTCGGAGAAGGATCGGTAA
- a CDS encoding glycosyltransferase family 4 protein yields MKIGIDARFYGPAGRGGLGRYTEELIRSLEAIDTENDYIIFLRRENFDHYVPVNRRFRKVLADFQWYSFAEQIFFPFVLFRERLDLMHFPHFNVPILYWKPFVVTVHDLILLRFPTLRATTLSPLLYRLKFLAYRLVIRNALFRSRTIITISEYTKRDILERYRVSFRRIVVTYEAASPTCRILRHEAAMQFFISIGILSEEDSRAVKSGSFYATLKPYALYVGNAYPHKNLEVLLSAFDSFPDKSARLILVGGKDYFYRRLRAYAKRRGMDRVIFAGVVSDTHLDLLYRYARVSVFPSLCEGFGLPPLEAMAKGSPVLAARATVFPEILGDAALFFDPYDILSLRSALISVWNDAALRALLRNRGFARTSDFSWARMARETLAVYRSCSEKR; encoded by the coding sequence ATGAAAATCGGCATCGACGCTCGATTCTACGGTCCGGCTGGCAGGGGCGGTCTTGGACGATATACGGAAGAGCTTATCCGATCGCTTGAAGCGATCGATACGGAGAATGACTACATTATTTTTTTGCGCCGGGAAAATTTCGATCACTACGTTCCTGTGAATCGGCGTTTTCGGAAGGTGCTTGCGGATTTTCAGTGGTACTCTTTCGCTGAGCAGATATTCTTTCCGTTTGTGCTCTTTCGCGAGCGGCTTGATTTGATGCATTTTCCGCATTTCAATGTGCCCATTCTCTACTGGAAACCCTTTGTTGTCACGGTACATGACCTGATCCTTTTGCGCTTTCCAACGTTGCGGGCGACAACTCTGAGTCCGCTTCTATATCGTCTGAAATTCTTGGCGTATCGACTGGTTATTCGAAATGCGCTGTTTCGTTCTCGTACTATTATCACTATTTCGGAATACACCAAGCGGGATATCCTTGAGCGATATCGTGTTTCTTTTCGCAGAATAGTGGTTACCTACGAAGCAGCAAGTCCCACATGTCGGATATTGCGACATGAAGCGGCGATGCAATTTTTTATCTCAATCGGTATTTTATCCGAAGAGGATTCCAGGGCAGTGAAGAGCGGTTCATTCTATGCTACACTGAAGCCGTATGCGCTGTATGTTGGCAATGCGTATCCTCACAAGAATCTCGAGGTGTTACTGTCTGCATTCGACTCGTTTCCGGATAAGTCAGCACGTCTTATTTTGGTGGGTGGAAAGGATTACTTCTATCGCCGACTTAGGGCATACGCGAAGCGCCGGGGTATGGATAGAGTGATTTTTGCAGGAGTGGTTTCCGATACGCACCTTGATCTTTTATACCGATATGCGCGCGTTTCGGTATTTCCCTCGCTGTGTGAAGGTTTTGGACTGCCTCCGCTTGAGGCGATGGCAAAGGGATCGCCGGTTCTTGCGGCTCGTGCGACGGTGTTTCCGGAAATACTTGGTGATGCGGCGCTTTTCTTTGATCCGTACGATATACTATCTCTGCGGTCAGCACTGATATCTGTCTGGAATGATGCGGCACTTCGAGCGCTGCTTCGCAATCGGGGGTTTGCTCGGACTAGTGACTTCTCTTGGGCACGGATGGCTCGTGAGACACTTGCAGTATATCGATCGTGTTCAGAAAAACGGTAA
- a CDS encoding UTP--glucose-1-phosphate uridylyltransferase: MEHANIKKAILPVAGFGTRFLPATKAQPKEMLPVVDKPVVQYLVEEAVASGIEEIIFVTGRGKRAIEDHFDVSYELEDTLVEKNKLDLLEAVRKISGLAKFSYVRQPIPLGDGHALFQAAHLVDDDESVLVIFGDCIYDSSIPASRQLIEAYAEYKTPIIGLADIPREEVSKFGVVAGDHMNDRDIRIREIVEKPSIEAAPSTIVAPGKYILTHDVFQTLSTMTEGESGEIRLVDAFNIMLREGKSIHGRILDGEWYDTGDKFNFLKTTLHFGLQHPEVGPKLRDHLKQLTRNF; encoded by the coding sequence ATGGAACATGCAAACATTAAGAAGGCGATTCTTCCGGTAGCGGGATTTGGGACAAGATTTTTGCCGGCAACGAAAGCGCAGCCGAAAGAGATGCTTCCGGTAGTTGACAAACCAGTGGTGCAGTACCTGGTTGAAGAGGCGGTTGCATCTGGTATCGAAGAGATTATCTTCGTGACAGGTCGCGGGAAACGCGCGATTGAAGATCATTTCGATGTCTCCTATGAGCTTGAAGATACGCTTGTTGAAAAGAACAAGCTTGACTTATTGGAGGCGGTCCGGAAGATTTCCGGTTTGGCTAAGTTTTCTTATGTGCGGCAGCCGATTCCTTTGGGGGATGGTCATGCGCTTTTCCAGGCGGCACATTTGGTTGATGACGACGAGAGTGTCCTGGTGATTTTCGGTGATTGTATTTACGATAGTTCGATTCCGGCATCGCGCCAACTTATTGAGGCATATGCCGAATATAAGACGCCGATCATTGGACTTGCCGATATTCCGAGAGAGGAAGTGTCAAAATTTGGCGTGGTAGCTGGCGATCATATGAATGATCGCGATATCCGCATTCGAGAGATCGTGGAAAAACCATCGATTGAGGCGGCGCCAAGTACTATTGTGGCACCGGGAAAATATATTCTCACGCACGATGTGTTTCAGACGCTTTCCACTATGACAGAGGGAGAGTCGGGCGAGATACGACTTGTTGATGCTTTTAATATTATGTTGCGTGAGGGAAAGTCGATTCACGGAAGGATCCTCGATGGAGAGTGGTATGATACCGGCGATAAGTTTAATTTCCTCAAAACGACGCTACATTTCGGTCTTCAGCACCCAGAAGTAGGACCGAAGCTTCGCGATCATCTCAAACAGCTCACTCGGAATTTCTAG
- a CDS encoding serine hydroxymethyltransferase has protein sequence MFRYTELKKTDEKVMSAIVGEMKRQEEGLEMIASENYASRAVIETLGTVFTNKYSEGYPGRRYYGGQEFTDSIEMLAIDRAKKLFGAEHANVQPLSGASANMSAYAATLQPGDTVLGMDLSHGGHLTHGHPVTFTSKIFRFVRYKTEPDGSIDYRKLEALAKVEKPKLLLAGFSSYTRQIDYEKFVAVGKKVGAITMMDMAHIAGLVAGGVVPNPVEHFDIVTTTTHKTLRGPRGGMILCREKFAKAIDKAVFPGVQGGPHMNIIAAKAVAFQEASKAGFRKYAAHVLRNAKVLSLEFERRGYTILFGGTENHMLLLDVWGTLGVSGRDAEALLDAIGITINKNVIPDEPRSPMDPSGIRIGVPAITTRGMKEREVKKIAEWMDRALRSGGDRVILRELRKEVCILCKKFPLYR, from the coding sequence ATGTTTCGATATACGGAACTCAAGAAAACGGATGAAAAAGTGATGTCGGCAATAGTGGGGGAAATGAAGCGGCAGGAGGAGGGATTGGAAATGATCGCATCGGAGAATTATGCATCGCGAGCGGTGATCGAGACCTTGGGGACGGTGTTTACAAACAAATACTCCGAAGGATATCCGGGGCGCCGGTATTATGGCGGACAGGAGTTTACCGATAGTATTGAGATGCTGGCGATTGATCGAGCGAAGAAACTTTTCGGCGCAGAGCACGCAAATGTCCAACCGCTTTCAGGTGCCTCGGCAAACATGTCTGCGTATGCCGCTACATTGCAACCGGGTGATACGGTGCTTGGTATGGACCTCTCTCATGGCGGGCATTTGACGCATGGGCATCCGGTGACATTCACCTCCAAGATTTTCCGATTTGTACGTTACAAGACGGAACCAGATGGAAGTATTGATTATCGGAAACTTGAGGCGCTCGCCAAGGTCGAAAAGCCGAAGTTGCTACTCGCGGGGTTTTCTTCGTATACTCGCCAGATTGACTATGAGAAGTTCGTGGCGGTTGGGAAAAAAGTGGGAGCTATCACTATGATGGACATGGCGCATATTGCCGGCTTGGTTGCAGGAGGTGTCGTGCCGAATCCGGTCGAACATTTTGATATTGTGACAACAACGACACATAAAACACTCCGCGGTCCCCGGGGCGGTATGATTCTCTGCCGAGAGAAATTTGCCAAAGCTATAGACAAAGCGGTGTTTCCGGGTGTCCAGGGGGGGCCGCATATGAATATCATTGCTGCGAAAGCGGTTGCTTTCCAAGAAGCGTCGAAAGCAGGTTTCAGAAAATATGCGGCGCACGTGCTGAGGAATGCGAAAGTACTTTCGCTTGAATTCGAACGTCGAGGGTATACTATTCTTTTTGGCGGAACGGAAAATCATATGCTTCTGCTCGATGTGTGGGGAACACTTGGTGTGAGCGGTCGAGATGCCGAAGCGCTGCTTGATGCTATTGGCATTACTATCAACAAAAATGTGATACCGGATGAGCCGAGAAGCCCGATGGATCCTTCGGGGATACGAATCGGAGTCCCGGCAATAACAACTCGAGGCATGAAAGAGCGAGAGGTGAAGAAAATCGCCGAGTGGATGGATCGAGCGCTTCGGTCGGGAGGTGATCGGGTTATCCTTCGGGAACTTCGAAAAGAGGTGTGTATCTTGTGTAAGAAATTTCCGCTTTATCGGTAA
- the rpsI gene encoding 30S ribosomal protein S9 translates to MVTKKDSVKKTARESKNLALHEKSSVSDPVIAVSTDKYFSGVGRRKTAVATVRIFEDASDSESDVSVNGKSVKVYFPTARLQSLLLDPIRAVGLENKFRISVHVRGGGLSGQASASGLGLARALVVANVDHRPLLKAGSFLTRDARKVERKKPGLNKARRAPQWSKR, encoded by the coding sequence ATGGTAACTAAGAAAGATTCTGTAAAGAAGACCGCCCGCGAGTCAAAGAACCTTGCTCTTCATGAGAAGAGTTCGGTTTCAGATCCTGTCATTGCAGTGTCGACAGACAAATATTTTTCAGGTGTCGGACGGCGAAAGACGGCGGTTGCTACGGTTCGTATTTTTGAAGATGCTTCTGATAGTGAGAGTGATGTCTCAGTAAATGGGAAATCTGTGAAAGTGTACTTCCCAACAGCTCGTCTTCAGAGTCTTCTTCTCGATCCGATTCGTGCTGTGGGATTGGAGAATAAGTTTCGCATCTCTGTTCATGTGCGTGGTGGTGGTCTTTCCGGGCAAGCGAGCGCATCCGGACTCGGCCTTGCTCGTGCTCTGGTTGTGGCAAATGTGGATCACAGGCCACTTCTCAAGGCGGGGAGCTTTTTGACTCGGGATGCCCGCAAAGTGGAGCGCAAGAAGCCTGGTCTCAATAAGGCTCGTCGTGCCCCGCAGTGGAGCAAACGATAG
- the rplM gene encoding 50S ribosomal protein L13, which yields MKEQSQRKHFLIDAQGQVLGRLATQVAKTVSGKGKVDFAPHIDGGDFVVVVNTDGIVVTGKKLEDKVYHRFSGYPGGITSTRLKDQMKKDSRKVLEMAVYGMLPKNKLRDRMMTRLLLYRNSDQKHAIDETLAL from the coding sequence ATGAAAGAGCAGTCTCAACGGAAACACTTTCTCATTGATGCGCAAGGGCAGGTTCTTGGTCGTTTGGCGACACAGGTTGCGAAGACTGTCTCTGGGAAAGGAAAAGTGGATTTTGCGCCGCATATCGACGGCGGTGACTTTGTGGTGGTAGTGAACACTGACGGCATAGTGGTAACTGGTAAGAAGCTCGAAGATAAAGTGTATCATCGCTTTAGTGGCTATCCCGGAGGGATTACATCTACTCGACTCAAGGATCAGATGAAGAAAGATTCGAGGAAAGTGCTTGAGATGGCGGTGTATGGCATGCTTCCGAAGAATAAGTTGCGGGATCGCATGATGACGCGATTACTCCTCTATCGTAACTCGGATCAAAAGCATGCTATTGATGAGACGCTTGCTCTCTAA